A stretch of DNA from Sugiyamaella lignohabitans strain CBS 10342 chromosome B, complete sequence:
ACATGCACTACTACTctttatattattatcagcGCGCTGCAGCTCTCAAACCTATGGATGTCCGTATGTGGATAGCTCTTGGACATTGTTTTGATAAACTAGAGCGGTATGATGAAGCAATCAAAGCTTATAAAAGGGCTCTCCAAGTGTCTCATAGAGACCCCTCGTTCTTACTTAATATCGCAACTCTTTACGAACGGCTAAATGACGAAGAAAATGCTGAACAGTTTATGAGGCTTTGTGTTGCTGAAGAACGTAACGAAGGAATTATAGAGCCCATATGTCAAGCGCGAATATGGTTAGCAAAGCTGGAGATGCGGAGGAAAAACTGGTCTGCAGCCTATAGCTATGCTGAGGGTGTCACACAAGGCGAGGGTGGCGGTCTAACCGGGATTGATGAGGCGAGATCTATTATTCGCGAGTTGCGCAATGTAATACACACAGGGTAGCTATAGCATTCTCTAGATAAACTAGATCCCTTGGGAGTTTGACCGTCTATACGAGGCTAAATCTTATATCATTGACTCGACCCAAAGAATGGAGGTTCTAGATCGACGATATTAAAAATATACATGACAAATAGCGCTATTTCTGATAGCGTAATTTAGTCACCAATTGTCAGAAGTTCTTTCCTCCAATATACCCCATATTGCTTCCTTATTTACAATTCGCTTACATCAGGGTATTCGAGGTCGGCATTATCCTCTGCCCAATTTACCCAATTTTTCAAGAATCTCGTAACGGCAATCGTTTCCATGTCACCAATCACACAAAGATGTCTACGCGGGCGAGTTATAGCAACgtttgttcttctttcttccGACAGGAACCCAATTTCCTTCTGTTCGTTGCTTCTCACTAACGACATTATAattgcttctttttctcgGCCTTGAAATCCATCTACAGTTGAGATTTCTATATCTGGATAAGTTGGCGACAAAAGTGACTTGAGCAGTGTGACTTGAGCACTGTATGGTGAGATTATACCTATGTGTGATTGGCGTAATCCTAATGCTAATAACTTCTCCACGTAGTTTCTTGTTAGATAAGCCTCGTTTGTATTGAGTCTACTCTGGTTGATATCAGACTTTTTGGCAGAGTCGGTATCTGAGGGCACTGATTCATTGAATGCACCGCCCTGTGTGTCTAACCATACGACAGCTGAATCTAATAGAGAAATGTCAAGGTCAGCACTTTCATTTCTTTCATTCAAATCTGGTAGGCCAGATAGGAGCCTATCAGCAACTGACTTGTCTGCGACTAATTTGTTTCCATACATCTGCATCGATGGGAAACTCATTATTGGCGTATTCATTCGATACTGAATAGATAATAGTTTCTTTATCTTATCGCCATATAGCTTAACCAACCTATCGAAGATTGTCGTTTCAAGAATATCTTTGTTTCTTGCATCTTTGGTTTTGACGGTCGGTGGCAACTGTTGATTATCTCCAGCAACTATTAAACGCTTGGCAGTAGGACACATCATGATTGGTATCCAACACTGCGGTTCCAAAGACTGCGAGACTTCATCTATGATTATAGTGTCAAACAAATCCGGGTTACTGGCCCTGATAGCTTCGCGTACACTCCTAGAACCCGCCCCATGCAGTGTACATACAATAACTTGTGCCTCAAGGATCAGATTGCTTACTACGGCTTTTTCACGGACTCTATATTCTCTTCGCAGTTCCTTAACTTCGCTGTAAATagctttcttttctttaccATTACGAGTCTTTGTAATCTTCCTGAAGTTTTGATCGATCTCTTCCCGTATGTCTCTTACAATCTGCCCTCGATCACTATTTTTGGAAACTATCTCGACTGAATGTATCAAGTTTGATTGTAGCAATCTAGCTGGATGTCCTAATCTGAGTAACTTGTCGCCTTTAATGTGGCCATGGAGCCTTTCCAAAATGTTGTCCACAGAGATGTTTGAGGGTCCACAGACCAAAACTCTCTCGCCCTTGGCCACAAGTTGGCGAATAATCTCTATAAGGGTATATGTTTTGCCTGTACCAGGTGGTCCATGAATCACCGAAAGTTCATTATCTAAGGAAAACTTTACAGCCTCAACTTGAGGTGGGTTCAAACTCTTGTCAATGATGTCTGGCTCTGAAGTTAATAATGCCGTCCTTGGCTCTGCATTACCGAGCAAAACCTCTACCAGATGTGACGGGTTAGAGTTAATACTCTTGTCCAGATCTTTGAGAGCGTATTCCATTCTTTTGTAGGTAGCAGGATTTGATAATTGGGCAATCCATACTCTGCCATCCAAGCTTGCCGCAGATGACTCGTGCTTTTCATCTACGGCAACtgatattaatttatttgtaaCTTTTGTCACCACACCTTCAATATAATCCAATTGAGTATTTGTATCCTGCTTGAGTTTTGTTTTCGATGAAGCTGCCTTGGCACTCGATTCAATCTTAACATTATCTCCAATACGAATGCTACCTGAATCAATTCGCTGATTATCCTGGGAGAATATAGCTGGATCAGGTATAAGCTCCAAAATAGTCTTGCCACCAAACCCAGTCCTCATTGATCCAACAATTAAATTGGTCACGGCTAGACCCTTTGATTCGAGTTTCTTTGGAGATAAAGTTTCCAAAAGCTTAGCGGTCTCGTCAATATCTACCGACTTTTCATGTCGAAGAGAGTCCAAGAAGGTCCTGATGAGGGGGACTGACGATTCATCAAGGGTTGTAACCCCCTCAGAATCTGTCGTACTCATTCTAAGGCTGCTGAGGTTAGATATAGGGTATATTCAATCTATACTACCTCAGcaatttatataattgGTACATGTCCTGGATCTGGGGTCAACCACTCCGCTTGTGCAATATTTCACTTATCTTTAAAATATCTACAACCCTAATACACAACAACCTCCAAAATAGTTGACCTCAAAAAACAACTTGGATTCAAAGCAATTATTGACTtaatcttttatttatttatttattccttGGCATGAATGATGTCTCGACAGTCAGTTGGATCTTTTCTACCGAAACCAAAGAAtgctgaaaaagagaatCCCCGGTATGCTGAAGTAGTCTccgaagacgaagcggATGCCTCAGTGTCAAAGTCAACCAGTATATCCATTAGAAATGAGTCAGTTGCAATAGTAAAGCCAAAGACCTCGACTACTTTGGCCCTTCAAAGAAATTCTCAAGGTGCACTTGATTATAGTGGGGTTATCGCCAGGCAGGGCCACGATTCCAAACGTATCATACAAACTTCGTACTCAGACCTGATTCCACTTCGACAGCGAGCTGCGGAAATAAATCTCGAAAAGCCTACCCAAGAGCAAGTTGATCTCACTACCGAGCGTACAAAGGCTGCTCTAGAAAAGATCATATCTGGAAAGGTAGAATCATCTCGACCCCAGTCTGTGGTCAAGAAAGCCAATGAACCTACATATGTTCGATATACACCAGCAAGCGCGCCAGCATCAGGCTCTGCTCCAAGACAAAGAATTATAAAAATGGTTGACCGAGCAGAGGACCCTTTAGCGCCTCCAAAGTTTAAGCATACAAAAGTACCAGGAGGTCCACCttcacctccaccaccagtactaCGGTCTCCACCGAGGAAACTAACAGCAAAGGATCAGGAAGATTGGTATATTCCACCTAGCGTTTCAAACTGGAAAAATCCAAAGGGTTTTACTATTGCATTAGACAAGAGAGTGGCTGCTGATGGGAGAGGTCTTCAAGAAGCTGTTGTCAATGACAATATGGCCAAGCTTGCTGAAGCTTTATATGCTGCTGACCGCAGTGCAAGGGACGAGATTCGTCAGCGGGCAGCCATGCAACAAAAACTTGCTGAGAGAGAAAATGCagttaaagaagaaaaattgAGGCAGTTGGCCCAACAAGCTAGGGAAGAAAGAACCAAGATTAGTGCCAGTTCGTCTGCCACCCGTCCTAGAGATGAGTTTAGAGATAGGTCTCCGGTCAGAAGGAAGCGATCAGTATCTAGATCTGACTCGCGCTCAATATCTCGCTCGCCAGATCGCTCCAGATCACCCTCATATCGACGCCGTTCAAGGTCACCCTCCCGCTCGCCAGACAGAGGTGAACAAGAGCGTGCTCGTATCAGAAGTGAGCGTAAGAAAGAAGCGGAGAGAGAACTAAGAAAGTCGCGAATGGGTGCTGAACGTAGGGTTAAGATGCTTGCTCGCGAAAATGATAGAGATATTTCTGAAAGAGTTGCGCTAGGCGTTGCTAAACCGACTAGAGCCACTGGTGAATCGCAGTTTGATGCTCGACTTTTCAGTCAAACATCTAATTCTGGCGGTCTTGGAGGAAGCGGTTATAGTGAAGACCAGGTTTATGATAAATCCTTATTTTCAGCCCAAGAGGCAGTTAGGTCAATCTATCGACCTCGTGGCAACGTGGATGCCGATGACGGTGGCGATGCAGAACTTGACAGAatcaataaagaaaagCGATTCC
This window harbors:
- the PRP45 gene encoding mRNA splicing protein PRP45, giving the protein MMSRQSVGSFLPKPKNAEKENPRYAEVVSEDEADASVSKSTSISIRNESVAIVKPKTSTTLALQRNSQGALDYSGVIARQGHDSKRIIQTSYSDLIPLRQRAAEINLEKPTQEQVDLTTERTKAALEKIISGKVESSRPQSVVKKANEPTYVRYTPASAPASGSAPRQRIIKMVDRAEDPLAPPKFKHTKVPGGPPSPPPPVLRSPPRKLTAKDQEDWYIPPSVSNWKNPKGFTIALDKRVAADGRGLQEAVVNDNMAKLAEALYAADRSARDEIRQRAAMQQKLAERENAVKEEKLRQLAQQAREERTKISASSSATRPRDEFRDRSPVRRKRSVSRSDSRSISRSPDRSRSPSYRRRSRSPSRSPDRGEQERARIRSERKKEAERELRKSRMGAERRVKMLARENDRDISERVALGVAKPTRATGESQFDARLFSQTSNSGGLGGSGYSEDQVYDKSLFSAQEAVRSIYRPRGNVDADDGGDAELDRINKEKRFQGLGALKESEGGSEGPVEFVKDTDDDPFGVNQMVDQVKKNTKYGLN
- the HCS1 gene encoding ATP-dependent 5'-3' DNA helicase HCS1 (Hexameric DNA polymerase alpha-associated DNA helicase A; involved in lagging strand DNA synthesis; contains single-stranded DNA stimulated ATPase and dATPase activities; replication protein A stimulates helicase and ATPase activities; GO_component: GO:0033203 - DNA helicase A complex [Evidence IDA] [PMID 9341218]; GO_component: GO:0005658 - alpha DNA polymerase:primase complex [Evidence IDA] [PMID 8257676]; GO_component: GO:0005737 - cytoplasm [Evidence IEA,IEA]; GO_component: GO:0005634 - nucleus [Evidence IEA,IEA]; GO_function: GO:0005524 - ATP binding [Evidence IEA,IEA]; GO_function: GO:0043141 - ATP-dependent 5'-3' DNA helicase activity [Evidence IDA] [PMID 8257676]; GO_function: GO:0043141 - ATP-dependent 5'-3' DNA helicase activity [Evidence IDA] [PMID 9341218]; GO_function: GO:0003677 - DNA binding [Evidence IEA]; GO_function: GO:0004386 - helicase activity [Evidence IEA]; GO_function: GO:0016787 - hydrolase activity [Evidence IEA]; GO_function: GO:0017111 - nucleoside-triphosphatase activity [Evidence IEA]; GO_function: GO:0000166 - nucleotide binding [Evidence IEA,IEA]; GO_process: GO:0006273 - lagging strand elongation [Evidence IC] [PMID 8257676]), whose product is MSTTDSEGVTTLDESSVPLIRTFLDSLRHEKSVDIDETAKLLETLSPKKLESKGLAVTNLIVGSMRTGFGGKTILELIPDPAIFSQDNQRIDSGSIRIGDNVKIESSAKAASSKTKLKQDTNTQLDYIEGVVTKVTNKLISVAVDEKHESSAASLDGRVWIAQLSNPATYKRMEYALKDLDKSINSNPSHLVEVLLGNAEPRTALLTSEPDIIDKSLNPPQVEAVKFSLDNELSVIHGPPGTGKTYTLIEIIRQLVAKGERVLVCGPSNISVDNILERLHGHIKGDKLLRLGHPARLLQSNLIHSVEIVSKNSDRGQIVRDIREEIDQNFRKITKTRNGKEKKAIYSEVKELRREYRVREKAVVSNLILEAQVIVCTLHGAGSRSVREAIRASNPDLFDTIIIDEVSQSLEPQCWIPIMMCPTAKRLIVAGDNQQLPPTVKTKDARNKDILETTIFDRLVKLYGDKIKKLLSIQYRMNTPIMSFPSMQMYGNKLVADKSVADRLLSGLPDLNERNESADLDISLLDSAVVWLDTQGGAFNESVPSDTDSAKKSDINQSRLNTNEAYLTRNYVEKLLALGLRQSHIGIISPYSAQVTLLKSLLSPTYPDIEISTVDGFQGREKEAIIMSLVRSNEQKEIGFLSEERRTNVAITRPRRHLCVIGDMETIAVTRFLKNWVNWAEDNADLEYPDVSEL